In the Schistocerca gregaria isolate iqSchGreg1 chromosome 6, iqSchGreg1.2, whole genome shotgun sequence genome, one interval contains:
- the LOC126277923 gene encoding putative gustatory receptor 28a: MCNIVKFLYLLCKTVGVAPISLDCSKGKLVISFVGRLYSAVVALLLLGVIYTIPSSASDTSDVKDHIARYSYTWCSVLSLLAGIAPLIRSCTMKQHHVDSVFAKVLAVDALLYKVRLTRYIQSPSLLWVSLTGTFILICLSYVHASMISPDVINIRVLMPSFILDIIRTCNIQQFFTLNLMLRERFKKLNDKLLQIFGIFTETELDIVVAASLRNFPDSFTPSRIRKSVTGENFLHGKASIFSPITSTSKFSHNSFIHHAPVTTMKSRNRLTQLQGAHLLLCEVSRTINIVHSVQNLFQIVSSFFCSVVFGYSLVMNVLDLKLLISVEAKVSVIVTSLLSVSASVWWLGNLICSSEMVKRESSCTARLVKKLLLVPPPTDGSCREELQLFAQQLAGGPVDYSAAGLFSLDLSMVKTAAAAIATYLVILVQFGLSDKSNQLNSVDVKGTT; encoded by the coding sequence ATGTGTAATATAGTGAAATTCCTTTACCTCTTATGTAAGACTGTAGGTGTTGCTCCAATTTCATTGGATTGCAGTAAGGGAAAATTAGTGATTTCCTTTGTAGGGAGACTGTATAGTGCTGTCGTGGCCTTGCTGTTATTGGGTGTCATTTACACAATACCAAGTTCAGCATCAGATACCAGTGATGTTAAAGACCATATTGCAAGGTATTCTTATACTTGGTGCTCTGTTCTTTCTTTACTTGCTGGTATTGCCCCATTAATTCGCAGTTGTACAATGAAGCAGCACCATGTCgattcagtgtttgcaaaagtactGGCAGTAGATGCCTTACTATACAAAGTGCGTCTGACGCGATATATACAGTCTCCTTCACTTCTCTGGGTCAGCCTTACTggaacatttattttaatatgtttatCTTACGTCCATGCTTCAATGATTTCTCCAGATGTCATAAATATTCGTGTGTTGATGCCATCGTTCATCCTAGACATTATTAGGACCTGCAATATTCAACAGTTTTTCACACTGAACCTTATGCTGCGAGAGAGATTTAAGAAACTTAACGACAAGCTGTTACAAATATTCGGCATATTTACAGAAACAGAACTAGACATAGTGGTTGCAGCATCACTTCGTAATTTTCCTGATTCCTTTACTCCATCAAGAATCAGAAAATCTGTTACAGGAGAGAACTTTCTACACGGAAAGGCAAGCATTTTTTCACCTATTACATCTACAAGTAAATTTAGTCATAACAGCTTCATCCATCATGCACCAGTGACAACAATGAAGAGTCGTAATCGTCTAACACAATTACAGGGCGCCCATTTACTTCTCTGTGAAGTTAGCCGAACTATCAACATCGTACACAGCGTACAAAATCTCTTTCAGATCGTTTCCTCATTCTTCTGTAGCGTAGTGTTTGGGTACTCACTTGTGATGAACGTTTTAGACTTGAAGTTGTTAATCTCTGTGGAAGCTAAAGTCAGCGTTATCGTCACTTCCCTTCTGTCGGTTAGTGCTAGTGTCTGGTGGCTCGGGAACCTGATATGTAGCAGTGAAATGGTCAAACGTGAATCTAGCTGTACGGCACGGCTGGTGAAGAAACTGCTTCTGGTACCACCACCAACCGACGGCAGCTGCAGAGAGGAACTTCAGCTGTTCGCGCAACAGTTGGCTGGTGGGCCAGTGGACTACTCTGCGGCTGGACTGTTCTCGCTGGA